Proteins found in one bacterium genomic segment:
- the ilvN gene encoding acetolactate synthase small subunit, which yields MNEHAENGKEKTHSFAVLVENKFGVLAKVASLFSARGYNIDSLCVGTTQDPSISRITLVTRGDDRILEQIRKQLDKLIDTIKVLDLSEDDSVQREMMLIKVNAAQSKRTDILQLVEIFRARIVDVTMDTFVIEATGDSGKLAAFLDLLRPFGIKEISRSGQVAMSRGPKTLKSSKG from the coding sequence ATGAACGAACACGCCGAAAACGGAAAAGAAAAGACGCACTCTTTTGCCGTCCTCGTCGAGAACAAGTTCGGGGTCTTGGCAAAAGTGGCGAGCCTGTTCAGCGCTCGCGGCTACAACATCGACAGTCTTTGCGTGGGCACCACCCAGGATCCGTCCATCTCGCGGATCACGCTGGTTACCCGCGGAGACGACCGGATACTCGAGCAGATCCGCAAACAGCTCGACAAGCTCATCGACACGATCAAGGTGCTCGACCTCTCCGAGGACGACAGCGTTCAACGCGAGATGATGCTGATCAAGGTGAATGCGGCCCAGTCGAAGCGCACCGACATCCTTCAACTCGTTGAGATTTTCCGGGCGCGCATCGTGGATGTCACGATGGACACTTTCGTGATCGAAGCCACGGGAGACTCCGGCAAGCTCGCCGCCTTTCTCGATTTGCTGCGGCCGTTCGGGATCAAGGAAATATCCCGATCGGGCCAGGTCGCCATGTCCCGCGGCCCGAAGACGCTGAAGAGCAGCAAGGGATGA